The Corynebacterium comes genome window below encodes:
- a CDS encoding thymidylate synthase — MTASIPTPYEDLLREILDQGAAKGDRTGTGTLSVFGRQLRYNLADSFPLLTTKKVHLHAVVGELLWFLRGDSNVSWLQDNNIRIWNEWADADGELGPVYGVQWRSWPTPDGAHIDQITGALDTLKTNPDSRRNIVSAWNVSELDKMALLPCHLLFQLYVVDGRLSLQVYQRSADMFLGVPFNIASYALLAHMFAQQAGLEVGELIWTGGDCHIYNDHREQVREQLSRQPRPYPQLNLREAESIFDYTFEDIDVVGYDPHPIIRGRVSV, encoded by the coding sequence ATGACTGCCTCCATCCCCACCCCCTACGAGGACCTCCTCCGTGAGATTCTCGACCAGGGCGCAGCCAAGGGCGATCGCACCGGTACCGGCACCCTCAGCGTGTTCGGTCGACAGCTTCGCTACAACCTGGCCGATTCATTCCCGCTGCTCACGACGAAGAAGGTTCACCTTCACGCTGTCGTGGGTGAACTGCTGTGGTTCCTGCGCGGCGACTCCAACGTCAGCTGGCTGCAGGACAACAACATCCGCATCTGGAACGAATGGGCCGACGCCGACGGCGAGCTCGGCCCCGTCTACGGCGTGCAGTGGCGTTCCTGGCCCACCCCGGACGGCGCCCACATCGACCAGATCACGGGAGCCCTCGACACCCTGAAGACCAACCCGGATTCCCGCCGGAACATCGTCTCCGCGTGGAACGTCTCGGAGCTGGACAAGATGGCGCTTCTGCCCTGCCACCTGCTGTTCCAGCTCTACGTGGTGGACGGAAGGCTCTCGCTGCAGGTCTACCAGCGCTCCGCGGACATGTTCCTCGGCGTGCCCTTCAACATCGCCTCCTACGCCCTGCTGGCCCACATGTTCGCCCAGCAGGCGGGTCTGGAGGTCGGCGAACTGATCTGGACCGGCGGAGACTGCCACATCTACAACGACCACCGGGAGCAGGTGCGGGAGCAGCTCTCGCGCCAGCCCCGCCCCTACCCGCAGCTGAACCTGCGGGAGGCGGAGAGCATCTTCGACTACACCTTCGAGGACATCGACGTGGTCGGCTACGACCCCCACCCGATCATCAGGGGCAGGGTCTCGGTCTGA